A stretch of DNA from Deltaproteobacteria bacterium:
GAGGGGGACGCGCTGCCGACGAGCGCGCGGCGGACGTCCATCGCCACCCGCGCCATGACCAGCGCCGCCGCCATCCCCTTGCCCGATACGTCGGCCATCACTGCCATCACGCGGCCGTCCCCCGTCGCCACCAGGTCGTAGAAGTCGCCGCCGATGTGGTGCGCCGGCCGGTAGGCGGTCGCGATCGGCACGCCGGCGAGGTCCGCCGGTACGGGCGGCAGGAGCTGCCGCTGGAGTGCGCTCGCGAGGCGCAGGTCGGGCGGCGTCCACTCCCCGTCGACCCGGTCGGCGTCGATCAGCGGAACCGGCTGGGTGCCGGCGGCAAGACGCGCGCGGCGCCGGCGTGGTCGCCGGGCGGCGGGGGGAAGCGGTCGGACGTCGTGGGGCAGGGGCGGGGACATGGGCAGGTCGAGCGAGCGTGGGCGTGGTGACGGGACGAGTCGCGGTACGGAGGCCGATGGAAGTCGGGCGCACGTCATTGCAAGGACGAGTCCACGAGGGTGCGTATCGCAAACTACGGTTCTCCAGTGCGCTGTTCGGCCCCGGA
This window harbors:
- a CDS encoding serine/threonine-protein phosphatase yields the protein MTCARLPSASVPRLVPSPRPRSLDLPMSPPLPHDVRPLPPAARRPRRRRARLAAGTQPVPLIDADRVDGEWTPPDLRLASALQRQLLPPVPADLAGVPIATAYRPAHHIGGDFYDLVATGDGRVMAVMADVSGKGMAAALVMARVAMDVRRALVGSASPSDALAYVNRTLAARVPDDMFITAICLEVDLRRRRARAANAGHVPLFVRSADGTARTVAAASGAPLGVLRDETYAVESVDLRARDILVLMTDGVTDALDPSGDPAAGATATVVSRAAPDVHAVVAALVAAVDRRTAGGRPDDVAVLALEIP